In Rhipicephalus microplus isolate Deutch F79 chromosome 9, USDA_Rmic, whole genome shotgun sequence, one genomic interval encodes:
- the LOC119163270 gene encoding uncharacterized protein LOC119163270: MTSTYRVRTVPTRTVTTVRRQVIDDDGDFFDFPKARAGASEFTTVRHRVTPGGGVVTTTTTTTTTPRRVIRDVSLDGMDADPFFARDVSRPSRTKDLEEFKVSFDIGLHFKPDDLSVKTRAGMVFITAKRTDGNITREFDRKVPLPDGVDPLTVRALLSPTGVLTIRSPRNLSSRYTSNIYERHVPVRMSLY; the protein is encoded by the exons ATGACGTCGACGTACCGGGTGCGCACCGTCCCGACGCGCACAGTGACCACCGTGCGCCGTCAGGTGATCGACGACGACGGCGACTTCTTCGACTTCCCAAAAGCCCGCGCGGGCGCCTCAGAGTTCACGACGGTACGCCACAGGGTCACGCCAGGCGGAGGCGTCGTGACCACGACCACGACGACAACCACGACCCCGAGGCGCGTCATCCGCGACGTCAGTCTCGACGGCATGGACGCCGACCCGTTCTTCGCGCGCGACGTCTCCAGGCCCTCCCGGACCAAGGATCTCGAGGAGTTCAAG GTGTCCTTCGACATCGGCCTGCACTTCAAGCCGGACGACCTGTCGGTGAAGACGCGCGCCGGCATGGTCTTCATCACGGCCAAGCGCACCGACGGCAACATCACCCGCGAGTTCGACCGCAAGGTGCCGCTGCCCGACGGCGTTGATCCGCTCACCGTGCGCGCCCTGCTCAGCCCCACTGGCGTGCTGACCATCAGGTCTCCGCGAAACCTGTCATCGCGATACACCTCGAACATCTACGAGCGTCACGTGCCGGTCCGCATGAGTCTGTACTAG